From Penicillium psychrofluorescens genome assembly, chromosome: 1, one genomic window encodes:
- a CDS encoding uncharacterized protein (ID:PFLUO_000906-T1.cds;~source:funannotate), protein MVGRLAGKNAIVTGAAGGIGLETTILMLCEGASVLMADISEAGLSTALNKVNEIVPPASRIGKVETKVVDVSNESHIEAAVAHLDSWGGLDVMFNNAGIMHPRDGDSEECPEEIWDRTMNINVKGVWFGSKHAVRSLRKHGKKRGSVINTASMVALVGAATPQLAYTASKGAVLAMTRELAIVHAREGFRFNSLCPAPLNTPLLQNWLGNDKEKRFRREVHFPTGRFGEAIEQAHAVIFLASDESSFVNAADFVVDGGLTKAYVTPEGSATQAPKNLAQS, encoded by the exons ATGGTAGGACGACTCGCAGGCAAGAACGCCATTGTCACCGGCGCAGCTGG TGGCATCGGGCTCGAAACCACCATTCTCATGCTCTGTGAAGGCGCCTCGGTCCTGATGGCCGACATCAGTGAAGCAGGTCTCAGCACGGCCCTTAACAAAGTGAATGAGATTGTCCCGCCAGCTTCCCGTATCGGGAAGGTCGAGACCAAGGTTGTTGATGTCTCGAACGAGTCACATATTGAAGCCGCAGTTGCACATCTTGATTCATGGGGCGGGTTGGACGTCATGTTCAATAATGCAGGAATCATGCATCCCCGGGACGGAGACTCGGAGGAATGTCCTGAGGAGATTTGGGATCGGACTATGAACATCAATGTCAAGGGAGTGTGGTTCGGATCCAAGCATGCTGTGCGCAGCCTTCGAAAGCACGGGAAGAAGCGTGGGAGTGTTATCAACACAGCCAGTATGGTTGCATTGGTTGGAGCTGCCACGCCTCAGTTGGCATACACCGCGAGCAAAGGCGCGGTGTTGGCCATGACGCGGGAGTTGGCTATTGTGCATGCACGAGAAG GATTCCGCTTCAACTCCCTCTGCCCTGCTCCACTCAA TAcccctcttctccagaaCTGGCTCGGGAACGACAAAGAGAAGCGATTCCGACGTGAGGTGCATTTTCCCACGGGTCGATTTGGAGAGGCTATTGAGCAGGCCCATGCCGTCATCTTCCTTGCTAGCGATGAGAGCAGCTTCGTCAATGCAGCCGACTTTGTTGTAGACGGTGGATTGACCAAGGCGTATGTGACACCGGAGGGTTCAGCGACTCAGGCCCCGAAAAACTTGGCCCAGTCATAG
- a CDS encoding uncharacterized protein (ID:PFLUO_000907-T1.cds;~source:funannotate), with translation MQGFAADGQDSDILQSVDEIDAIEMPRAATAISFISNQSLHTSDQPDETPSPNLTDRRPSIASYASHGDGGLISSMAVENVLPRHLSMLPGHDSESYQLLSHYLANTADCMANGSTPINPFLVQIVPLAFTSDLLLQLVLTQSAAHRAFRHRDESDAIANRHYTKALQLFRRGVTEFIEGKESNPLMLLVGALVMCFTETAKGDVNGTVFDHLSAAHSLLVKLLEQSDATVPRDLKDFVIEYYTYTATVSMISIDARFSGQLFLNFDLEQRARHLLASQYVGNLCGCWLELLLLIPCIFDLGRQWMMEDSQAPVPTADDIAMFASLQAQILRWSPYPSVTPEVHLAGLIFQQAMLAYLYMSLQGFRYTPDGMYQGLINAAATEAMVYLDELSPTVRINSGLCWPIAVVGSCLTDSEQQDSLKRRLNAMVDKFGLGNMQRTLLLLEAMWQRPVAESGPWNICQAMQQNQIWISFA, from the exons ATGCAAGGCTTTGCCGCCGATGGACAGGATTCTGATATTCTTCAAAGCGtcgatgagatcgatgcAATTGAGATGCCTAGGGCCGCAACCGCCATCTCATTCATCTCTAATCAATCTCTCCACACTAGCGACCAGCCGGACGAGACCCCCTCACCAAATCTCACGGACCGCCGTCCTTCAATCGCTAGCTATGCAAGTCACGGCGATGGAGGACTCATTTCTTCAATGGCTGTGGAGAATGTCTTGCCCCGACATTTATCTATGTTACCTGGCCATGACTCTGAGTCTTATCAGCTTCTGAGCCACTACTTGGCCAATACAGCGGATTGCATGGCCAACGGCTCGACACCTATCAATCCATTCTTAGTCCAAATTGTGCCACTTGCGTTTACCAGTGATCTGCTTTTGCAATTAGTGCTCACCCAAAGTGCAGCACATCGCGCATTCCGACATCGAGATGAGTCTGATGCTATTGCCAATAGACATTACACCAAGGCTCTTCAGCTTTTTCGGCGTGGCGTGACAGAATTCATCGAAGGCAAGGAATCCAACCCGTTGATGCTTCTAGTGGGAGCTCTCGTGATGTGTTTTACTGAG ACAGCCAAAGGGGATGTGAACGGAACTGTTTTTGACCATCTGTCAGCAGCCCACTCACTTCTGGTCAAGCTTCTCGAACAAAGCGATGCCACAGTTCCCCGAGATCTGAAAGATTTCGTAATTGAATATTACACATACACAGCGACCGTGAGCATGATTTCAATTGATGCTCGCTTTAGTGGACAACTCTTCCTCAACTTCGACCTCGAACAACGTGCTCGCCACCTTCTCGCCTCACAGTATGTGGGGAATTTGTGCGGCTGCTGGCTAGAGCTTTTGCTGTTGATTCCGTGCATCTTTGATCTCGGCCGACagtggatgatggaagatTCACAGGCTCCTGTGCCAACCGCAGATGACATTGCGATGTTTGCATCCTTGCAAGCTCAGATCCTGCGCTGGTCGCCATATCCCTCAGTTACTCCAGAAGTTCATCTAGCTGGCCTCATTTTCCAACAAGCGATGCTTGCCTACCTCTACATGTCACTGCAAGGATTCCGATACACACCTGATGGAATGTATCAAGGGTTAATCAACGCAGCTGCAACCGAGGCAATGGTTTACTTGGATGAATTATCGCCTACTGTTCGCATAAACTCTGGTTTATGCTGGCCGATCGCGGTAGTTGGGTCTTGTCTTACGGACTCAGAGCAACAGGACAGTCTCAAACGAAGGTTGAATGCCATGGTCGACAAGTTTGGCCTTGGTAATATGCAGCGGACTCTACTTCTACTTGAAGCCATGTGGCAACGACCAGTAGCTGAATCCGGTCCATGGAATATTTGCCAAGCGATGCAACAAAACCAAATCTGGATCTCATTCGCCTGA
- a CDS encoding uncharacterized protein (ID:PFLUO_000908-T1.cds;~source:funannotate), translated as MPREDSEVGSTRSRSTSLSSSRSGDQVSRSESLQPGLAESIKSRLRKSRSNLSTARVDRVYSAPHLDNQSVYHSDDEDDIEATDDEKGIDPALEVRDGVVNEQDTDLEKGKAPRTALETSQTARSARSAQDPKLVTWTGPDDPDNPKNWPNKKKWAATITVSCFTFISPVTSSMVAPALQSMASDLHITDEVLSQLTLSVFVLAYAVGPLFLGPLSEIYGRVIVLQLANLFYLVFNIGCGVAQTKVQMIVCRFFAGLGGSAPLAVGGGVLSDCFRAEERGKSIAIYSLAPLLGPALGPVAGGFIAENTTWRWVFYSTSIVDAVIQVAGLFFLRETYGPRILRDRAKKMRKETSDANYQTEAERQNKTLPQVLRTSLVRPCRLLLTQSIVQVLALYMAYVYGIMYLVLSTYPVLWTSPAYYNESTGIGGLNYISLGLGFWLGSQICAPLNDRIYCRLKARNNGVGRPEFRVPLLTASAFLIPAGLLIYGWTAEKHLHWIGPNIGALLFGMGNIVTYQCIQTYMVDTYTRFAASALAAASFTRSLCGFGFPLFAPYMYDALHYGWGNSLLAFIAIAIGVPAPVFLWKFGEKLRKMSPYAAG; from the exons ATGCCCAGAGAGGATAGTGAAGTTGGCTCGACCAGATCCCGGTCTACGTCATTATCCAGCTCTCGTTCGGGCGACCAAGTATCCCGCAGTGAGTCCCTTCAGCCAGGTTTGGCCGAGTCCATCAAGTCGAGGTTGAGAAAGTCGAGGTCCAATTTGAGCACGGCTCGTGTGGATCGCGTCTACTCCGCACCTCACCTGGACAACCAGTCCGTATACCAcagcgatgatgaggacgacaTCGAAGCGACAGACGATGAGAAAGGTATAGATCCCGCCCTAGAAGTGAGAGATGGGGTTGTAAACGAGCAAGATACGGATCtggaaaaaggaaaagcaCCTCGAACGGCGCTAGAAACGTCGCAAACGGCACGGTCAGCCAGATCGGCTCAGGACCCGAAGCTG GTTACATGGACTGGGCCGGATGACCCGGACAACCCGAAGAACTGGCCGAATAAGAAGAAATGGGCTGCCACTATTACTGTTTCTTGCTTTACGTTTATCTCCCCGGTGACTTCGTCCATGGTTGCGCCCGCTTTACAGTCGATGGCATCCGATCTCCATATCACAGACGAGGTTCTGTCACAATTAACCCTGTCGGTTTTCGTTCTGGCCTACGCGGTGGGCCCTCTGTTTCTGGGACCGCTCTCCGAGATCTACGGTCGAGTCATTGTGCTACAACTAGCCAATTTGTTTTATCTCGTCTTTAACATCGGTTGCGGTGTGGCGCAGACCAAGGTGCAAATGATTGTTTGTCGGTTCTTCGCCGGACTGGGAGGCAGTGCTCCACTAGCG GTTGGCGGAGGTGTTCTTTCTGACTGCTTCAGAGCTGAAGAGCGTGGAAAGAGCATCGCCATTTATAGTCTAGCACCGCTCCTAGGCCCAGCACTAGGCCCAGTTGCCGGTGGCTTCATTGCCGAAAACACGACCTGGCGCTGGGTCTTCTACTCGACCTCCATCGTCGACGCCGTTATCCAAGTTGCCGGTCTATTCTTCCTACGAGAAACTTACGGCCCCAGAATCTTGCGTGACCGTGCCAAGAAGATGCGCAAGGAAACAAGCGATGCCAACTACCAAACCGAAGCAGAACGACAGAACAAGACCCTTCCCCAGGTCCTCCGGACCTCGCTCGTCCGTCCAtgccgcctcctcctcacaCAGTCCATCGTCCAAGTCCTTGCTTTGTATATGGCCTACGTCTACGGAATCATGTACCTTGTTCTCTCCACATACCCAGTTCTTTGGACTAGTCCCGCGTACTACAACGAGTCAACGGGAATAGGTGGACTGAACTATATCTCACTAGGCCTAGGATTCTGGCTCGGCAGCCAAATATGCGCCCCTTTGAACGACCGCATATACTGCCGCCTCAAGGCACGCAACAACGGCGTGGGTCGTCCGGAGTTCCGCGTTCCACTACTTACTGCGTCTGCCTTTCTCATCCCAGCCGGGCTGCTTATCTACGGCTGGACAGCTGAGAAACATTTGCACTGGATTGGGCCGAATATTGGCGCTCTCCTTTTCGGTATGGGCAACATCGTTACCTATCAGTGCATCCAGACCTACATGGTCGACACCTACACGCGCTTCGCTGCGAGTGCTCTGGCTGCAGCTTCGTTTACTCGTTCGCTTTGTGGGTTCGGATTCCCTCTCTTTGCGCCCTATATGTATGATGCGCTTCACTATGGCTGGGGGAATAGTTTGCTGGCGTtcattgccattgccattgGGGTTCCTGCCCCGGTCTTTCTGTGGAAGTTTGGTGAGAAGTTGAGGAAGATGAGTCCTTACGCTGCTGGCTAA
- a CDS encoding uncharacterized protein (ID:PFLUO_000909-T1.cds;~source:funannotate) — protein MFTKQLLTLAGALSLVQAKTNPQQTYTPAEIAAARASVLPYSPVSNVRGLAFDRFVDIWIENTDFETASLDPNFAKLAKEGITLTNYFATTHPSEPNYCASASGDNFGMDNDDWHQMPANISTIADLFDTKRIAWGEYQEDMPFAGYQGYSYSDSDANQYMRKHNPLVLFDSVTNDNLRPRQIKNFTTFYEDLEHEKLPQYMFITPNMTDDAHDSNITVAGDWAGRFIPPLLKNEYFNKDTLLLVTFDETGNYTEPNRVFSFLLGGAIPEHLKGTTDDTFYTHYSVIASLSANWGLPSLGRWDCGANIFKQVAEKTGYVNWEIDYKNVYINQTYPGPVSDNIYSTYSPKWPIPATEGCCTAGHGILDIVKKTYHGLKPTHNYNSPVPYDAASGTNVGIRFSRTVHGRREEGITE, from the exons ATGTTCACGAAACAGCTCCTCACCCTGGCCGGGGCTCTGTCCCTGGTCCAGGCCAAGACGAACCCCCAGCAGACCTATACCCCTGCGGAGATTGCGGCTGCCCGTGCCTCGGTGCTGCCCTACTCCCCGGTGTCCAACGTCCGGGGCCTGGCCTTTGACCGTTTCGTGGATATCTGGATCGAGAACACC GACTTTGAGACGGCTTCTCTGGACCCGAACTTcgccaagctggccaaggagggtATCACTCTGACCAACTACTTTGCCACCACTCATCCATCGGAGCCCAACTACTGCGCCTCGGCCAGTGGCGACAACTTCGGCATGGACAATGATGACTGGCACCAGATGCCGGCCAACATCTCGACCATTGCGGATCTTTTCGATACGAAGAGGATCGCCTGGGGCGAGTACCAGGAGGACATGCCCTTCGCTGGCTACCAGGGCTACAGCTATTCCGACAGTGACGCTAACCAGTACATGCGGAAGCACAACCCGCTGGTCCTGTTCGACTCTGTCACCAACGACAACCTCCGTCCGCGCCAGATCAAGAACTTCACCACCTTCtacgaggacctggagcaCGAGAAACTGCCGCAGTACATGTTCATTACCCCGAACATGACGGACGACGCCCACGATAGCAATATCACCGTTGCCGGTGACTGGGCTGGCCGGTTTATCCCTCCGCTGCTCAAGAACGAGTACTTCAACAAGGACACCCTGCTCCTGGTGACCTTTGACGAGACGGGCAACTACACGGAGCCTAACCGTGTGTTCAGCTTCCTGCTTGGCGGTGCTATCCCCGAGCACCTGAAGGGCACCACCGACGACACCTTCTACACCCACTACTCCGTTATTGCCTCCTTGTCCGCCAACTGGGGCCTTCCCTCTCTCGGACGCTGGGACTGCGGTGCCAACATTTTCAAGCAGGTTGCCGAGAAGACCGGCTACGTCAACTGGGAGATTGATTACAAGAACGTCTATATCAATCAGACCTACCCGGGCCCCGTGTCCGATAACATCTACTCCACGTACTCCCCTAAGTGGCCTATCCCGGCGACGGAAGGTTGCTGCACTGCTGGCCACGGTATTCTTGATATTGTCAAGAAGACGTACCACGGCCTGAAGCCCACCCACAACTACAACAGCCCGGTTCCGTATGACGCAGCCAGCGGAACCAACGTTGGCATTCGATTCAGCCGCACTGTG CACGGCAGAAGGGAAGAGGGCATCACCGAGTAA
- a CDS encoding uncharacterized protein (ID:PFLUO_000910-T1.cds;~source:funannotate) yields MAPSALEREDIARDAAFNKVLHGKSAKAQGGFAAMRGKDAASQKAAVDEYFKHWDNKGSADETDATREARRTEYASLTRHYYNLATDFYEYGWGSSFHFCRFAHGEAFRQAIARHEHYLALQTGIKEDMKVLDVGCGVGGPAREMVKFTGAHVTGLNNNDYQIDRATHYAEQQGLSDKMAFVKGDFMQMKFPDNSFDAVYAIEATVHAPELVGVYSEIFRVLKPGGTFGVYEWLMTDEYDNNNADHRRIRLGIEQGDGIANMVPISEGIEAFKNAGFEMLHHEDLAARPDAVPWYYPLAGSFKHMGSIWDFFTIVRMTWWGRGIVHRVVGAGETVGLVPKGSQKTADSLALAADCLVEGAQKNLFTPMYLMVGRKPE; encoded by the exons atggctcCCTCTGCTCTCGAACGTGAGGACATTGCGCGTGATGCGGCCTTCAACAAGGTCCTGCACGGCAAGTCGGCCAAGGCTCAGGGCGGCTTTGCTGCCATGCGCGGCAAGGACGCTGCCTCGCAGAAGGCGGCCGTTGACGAGTACTTCAAGCACTGGGACAACAAGGGTTCGGCCGATGAGACCGACGCCACTCGGGAG GCTCGGAGAACGGAATATGCTTCCCTGACTCGGCA tTACTATAACTTGGCTACCGACTTCTACGAGTACGGATGGGGCTCCTCGTTCCATTTCTGCCGCTTCGCCCACGGTGAGGCCTTCCGCCAGGCCATTGCCCGCCATGAGCACTACCTCGCCCTCCAGACGGGTATCAAGGAGGACATGAAGGTTTTGGATGTCGGCTGTGGTGTCGGTGGTCCTGCGCGCGAGATGGTCAAGTTCACTGGCGCGCATGTGACGGGCCTGAACAACAACGACTACCAGATCGACCGGGCGACCCACTATGCGGAGCAGCAGGGTCTGTCCGACAAGATGGCCTTCGTCAAGGGCGATTTCATGCAGATGAAGTTCCCCGACAACTCCTTCGACGCCGTCTACGCCATTGAGGCTACCGTCCACGCCCCCGAGCTGGTGGGTGTGTACTCGGAGATCTTCCGCGTCCTGAAACCCGGTGGTACCTTTGGTGTCTACGAGTGGCTCATGACTGACGAGTacgacaacaacaacgccGACCACCGCCGCATCCGTCTTGGTATCGAGCAGGGCGACGGTATCGCGAACATGGTCCCGATCTCGGAGGGCATCGAGGCCTTCAAGAATGCCGGCTTCGAGATGCTCCACCACGAGGACCTGGCTGCCCGCCCGGATGCTGTGCCCTGGTACTACCCGCTGGCGGGATCCTTCAAGCACATGGGCTCCATCTGGGATTTCTTCACCATCGTCCGGATGACCTGGTGGGGCCGTGGTATCGTCCACCGCGTCGTCGGCGCCGGTGAGACCGTCGGTCTGGTCCCCAAGGGCTCCCAGAAGACCGCCGACAGCCTGGCCCTGGCTGCTGACTGCCTCGTTGAGGGTGCGCAGAAGAATCTGTTCACTCCCATGTACCTCATGGTCGGCCGCAAGCCCGAGTAA
- a CDS encoding uncharacterized protein (ID:PFLUO_000911-T1.cds;~source:funannotate) — protein sequence MPPQVKKDLNRSGWESTDFPSVCETCLPENPYVQMLKEDYGAECKICTRPFTIFRWKADRTSRQKRTNICLTCARLKNCCQCCMLDLSFGLPIVVRDAALKMVAPGPQSSINREYYAQEHEKEIEEGRGGVEEYEKTDDKARELLRRLANSEPYYRKPRRIEGPPAEGDDGEESTKADQPRTHSRYGNGPGPVRTSEGRLGNRLPGRGGRGGGRGGRFPGTAQLPPSQEDIFPPADPNITSLFVTGVEDDLPEHALRTFFTQFGQLRSLICSHRSHCAFINYVNRADAEGAARQCQGKAVIQGCPLRVRWGKPKPLDNMNDEERMKNAREGRQAAGPAPKDSQSRQKAITAAGANVDQEENPRNYAVAPPPGSGPVQYASMTGE from the exons ATGCCGCCCCAGGTGAAGAAAGACCTTAACCGCTCCGGCTGGGAGTCGACGGACTTCCCCTCGGTCTGCGAGACCTGCCTGCCCGAGAATCCTTACGTGCAGATGCTCAAGGAGGACTACGGCGCCGAATGCAAGATC TGTACTCGTCCATTTACCATCTTCCGCTGGAAGGCCGACCGTACCTCCCGCCAAAAGCGAACCAACATCTGCCTGACCTGCGCCCGCCTCAAAAACTGCTGTCAATGCTGCATGCTGGATCTCTCGTTCGGCTTGCCGATCGTCGTCCGCGATGCCGCCCTGAAGATGGTCGCGCCGGGTCCGCAGAGCTCGATCAACCGAGAATACTATGCGCAGGAGCACGAGAAAGAGATTGAGGAGGGCCGTGGCGGAGTCGAAGAGTACGAAAAGACCGACGACAAGGCTCgggagctgctgcggcgctTGGCCAACAGCGAGCCTTACTATCGGAAGCCACGACGCATCGAAGGGCCCCCAGCCGAAGGGGATGACGGTGAAGAATCTACGAAAGCCGACCAACCGCGAACACACAGCCGCTATGGAAATGGGCCGGGTCCCGTTCGCACCAGTGAGGGCCGCCTTGGAAACCGGCTACCAGGGcgtggaggacgaggcggtggccgtggtggccgtTTCCCTGGTACTGCTCAACTACCGCCGTCGCAGGAGGATATTTTTCCTCCGGCAGACCCCAACATCACCTCGCTGTTTGTGACGGGCGTGGAGGACGATCTGCCCGAGCATGCGCTGCGGACATTTTTCACACAGTTTGGCCAGCTGCGCTCGCTAATCTGCTCCCACCGTTCTCACTGCGCCTTTATCAACTACGTCAACCGTGCCGACGCCGAAGGTGCGGCCCGGCAATGTCAGGGCAAGGCGGTCATCCAAGGATGTCCTCTTCGGGTGCGCTGGGGCAAGCCGAAGCCTCTCGATAACATGAATGACGAggagagaatgaagaatgCACGGGAAGGTCGCCAAGCGGCGGGACCGGCTCCCAAGGATTCGCAATCCAGACAAAAGGCCATCACGGCCGCCGGGGCGAATGTGGACCAAGAAGAGAATCCTCGCAACTATGCTGTGGCGCCGCCTCCGGGATCTGGCCCAGTCCAGTACGCAAGCATGACGGGCGAGTAA
- a CDS encoding uncharacterized protein (ID:PFLUO_000912-T1.cds;~source:funannotate), whose product MAGPTALSARSAYRQLLRATRVAFHSSSLLRLLPGTVRRMLIPFYLDDSRVLLAARQEARQNFDQNRRVGVDTGMQINHAIEVANILRHNLVQGAREAEDESAKWELRIHEEIERGDNDSIKVDGKPVKIHKACSS is encoded by the exons ATGGCAGGCCCAACTGCTCTCTCCGCAAGGAGTGCCTACCGGCAACTCCTCCGCGCCACCCGAGTCGCCTTTCACAGTTCgtccctcctccgccttctACCTGGAACCGTGCGACGCATGCTCATACCATTCTATCTAGATGACTCCCGAGTCCTGCTAGCCGCACGCCAAGAAGCTCGCCAGAATTTCGATCAGAACCGCCGCGTCGGTGTTGATACCGGCATGCAAATAAACCATGCGATTGAGGTTGCCAATATCCTGCGCCATAACCTTGTACAAGGTGCgagggaagcggaagatGAATCTGCGAAATGGG AACTTCGGATCCACGAGGAAATCGAACGCGGAGACAATGACTCGATCAAGGTTGATGGAAAACCTGTCAAAATCCACAAGGCTTGTTCGTCATGA
- a CDS encoding uncharacterized protein (ID:PFLUO_000913-T1.cds;~source:funannotate), whose amino-acid sequence MAAVQTVKVTLPSLPQGWSADKDFKPVGALSAATQRNLEPVGPHFLAHARRKRHHRTFSEDERIQAQHNVKKTEDEDDGDISEPEDPMMLTREAKDWKAQDHYAVLGITKYRWRATPEQIKKAHRKKVLRHHPDKKAALGQTDENDNFFKCIQKATELLLDPVRRRQYDSVDEAADVDTPTKKQLQKGNFYKLWGPVFKAEGRFSNKQPVPQLGDENSAQEDVETFYNFWYNFDSWRTFEYLDEDVPDDNENRDQKRHVEKKNANARRKRKTEDTVRLRELVDECLALDERIKKFRQQARAGKDAKRKAKEDEAKRLQEEKEKARLDEEQRKKEAEESAKADREKNKKAKEAAKNAAKKNKRVLKGSVKDVNYFAESGEPSAADVDAVLADVELIMAKIDTEELAELAERLTSAGKNGAAVKSVYTEEAKRLVAAGKIKESEVKIFA is encoded by the exons ATGGCCGCTGTGCAGACTGTCAAAGTGACCCTGCCCTCCCTGCCTCAGGGTTGGAGTGCCGATAAGGACTTCAAGCCTGTTGGTGCTCTGTCCGCTGCCACCCAGCGGAATCTGGAGCCTGTTGGCCCGCACTTCCTGGCCCACGCTCGTCGCAAGCGTCACCACCGCACCTTCTCTGAGGATGAGCGCATCCAGGCTCAGCACAATGTCAAGAAGAcagaggatgaggacgatggaGATATCTCTGAACCAGAGGATCCCATGATGCTCACCCGCGAGGCCAAAGACTGGAAG GCCCAAGACCACTACGCTGTGCTGGGAATTACCAAGTACCGCTGGCGTGCAACCCccgagcagatcaagaaggcccaCCGCAAGAAGGTCCTGCGTCACCACCCGGACAAGAAGGCCGCCCTGGGCCAGACTGACGAGAACGACAACTTCTTCAAGTGCATCCAGAAGGCGACCGAACTGCTCCTGGACCCCGTCCGCCGTCGTCAGTACGACTCCGTTGATGAGGCTGCTGACGTCGACACGCCCACGAAGAAGCAACTCCAAAAGGGCAACTTCTACAAGCTGTGGGGACCCGTCTTCAAGGCCGAGGGTCGCTTCTCGAACAAACAGCCTGTCCCGCAACTGGGCGACGAGAACAGCGCCCAGGAAGATGTCGAGACCTTCTACAACTTCTGGTACAACTTCGACAGCTGGAGGACCTTCGAGTAcctggacgaggatgttCCCGATGACAACGAGAACCGCGACCAGAAGCGTCACgttgagaagaagaacgccaACGCTCGCCGCAAGCGTAAGACTGAGGACACTGTCCGTCTCCgtgagctggtcgatgagTGCCTAGCCCTGGACGAGCGCATCAAGAAGTTCCGCCAGCAGGCTCGCGCGGGCAAGGACGCCAAGCGTAAGGCGAAGGAGGACGAAGCCAAGCGTCtccaggaagagaaggagaaggctcgtctcgatgaagagcagcgcaagaaggaggcggaggagagcgCCAAGGCCGATCgcgagaagaacaagaaggcgaaggaggcTGCAAAGAACGCCGCGAAAAAGAACAAGCGTGTCCTCAAAGGCTCCGTCAAGGACGTCAACTACTTCGCCGAATCCGGCGAGCCTTCTGCCGCGGATGTGGATGCCGTCCTGGCCGATGTTGAGctcatcatggccaagatCGACACCGAGGAGCTGGCTGAGCTGGCAGAGCGTCTGACTAGCGCTGGCAAGAATGGCGCTGCTGTCAAGTCTGTCTACACTGAGGAGGCCAAGAGACTTGTCGCTGCTGGCAAGATTAAGGAGAGCGAGGTCAAGATCTTTGCTTAG
- a CDS encoding uncharacterized protein (ID:PFLUO_000914-T1.cds;~source:funannotate) → MSSKLHQIALAYIDGFRTLSPEAFLSILSPSAKHKFAPASLKLPESMDAAAFADHLGSLREVIASFPVYPKEIWENEALGQVTIWATSETIFHEKAKGDNASADDWKFQGEYIFILTMDESQEKVEEIVEFLDSKATERLRELMAQARKNLSEKKDRLA, encoded by the coding sequence ATGTCTTCAAAACTACACCAGATCGCTTTGGCATACATCGATGGATTCAGAACTCTTTCACCAGAAGCCTTCCTTTCGATCCTAAGTCCATCAGCCAAGCATAAATTCGCTCCCGCCTCCCTCAAACTCCCAGAGTCCATGGACGCAGCTGCATTTGCCGATCACCTAGGAAGTCTACGAGAAGTTATTGCTAGCTTCCCCGTATATCCCAAGGAAATTTGGGAGAACGAAGCTCTAGGCCAGGTGACGATCTGGGCGACCAGTGAAACCATTTTCCATGAGAAAGCCAAGGGCGACAATGCCTCCGCAGACGACTGGAAGTTTCAGGGTGAATACATCTTTATTTTGACGATGGATGAGTCTCAAGAGAAGGTTGAGGAGATTGTTGAGTTTTTGGACAGCAAGGCGACGGAGCGCTTGAGGGAATTGATGGCTCAGGCACGGAAGAATTtgagcgagaagaaggatagGTTAGCCTAG